Proteins encoded together in one Mobula birostris isolate sMobBir1 chromosome 9, sMobBir1.hap1, whole genome shotgun sequence window:
- the tfec gene encoding transcription factor EC isoform X1, with protein sequence MPHISEYAYYKVQTHLENSTKFHIHQAQRQQVKQYLALGTKLSNQSLPISHSHPGESAGARPVMRNGHIPSGSEGSMPDSPVTLLSLGTNHENEMDDVIDDIISLESSCFNEDSPSCMEPSSLIHNTLPLSSNILDVYGGDQGMNGSNIGLSGSSCSTNLPVKREIAVTHTGNAETHALVKERQKKDNHNLIERRRRFNINYRIKELGTLIPKSNDPDVRWNKGTILKASVEYIKWLQKEQHRVRELENRQKKLEQANRRLLLRIQELEMQARAHGLPTMSSGLSPMELAAHLIKHESCQEDSGPDYLQQPTLPQMLSELNEGSYSYLDPLSHFTDLSFSAALKQENKLDEVPMDNPIPVGANPLSATSPGASKGSSRRSSFSSDDDKL encoded by the exons ATGCCACACATTTCGGAATATGCATATTACAAG GTCCAGACGCACCTGGAAAACTCAACAAAGTTTCATATCCATCAGGCGCAGAGGCAGCAGGTGAAACAGTACCTAGCACTGGGCACCAAGCTTTCCAATCAGAGCCTTCCCATTTCTCACTCACATCCAGGAGAGTCTGCTGGAGCACGTCCTGTTATGAGAAATGGTCATATCCCGTCTGGCAGTGAAGGTAGTATGCCTGACAGTCCAGTTACACTGCTGTCCCTAGGAACCAATCATGAAAATGAG ATGGACGATGTCATTGATGATATAATCAGCTTGGAATCAAGTTGCTTTAATGAGGATTCTCCCAGCTGTATGGAGCCATCTTCTCTAATACACAACACA CTGCCATTGTCCAGCAATATTTTAGATGTCTATGGAGGCGATCAGGGTATGAATGGAAGTAATATTGGACTCTCTGGTAGTTCCTGTTCTACTAATCTTCCAGTGAAAAGGGAAATTGCAGTTACACATACTGGAA atgctgaaacacatgcactagttaaagaaaggcaaaagaaagataATCACAACTTGA TTGAACGAAGACGAAGATTCAATATCAATTATCGTATTAAAGAGCTTGGTACCTTAATTCCAAAATCAAATGATCC TGACGTGCGCTGGAATAAAGGTACCATTTTGAAAGCAAGTGTGGAGTATATTAAGTGGCTTCAGAAGGAACAGCACCGTGTCCGAGAATTAGAAAACAGGCAAAAGAAACTGGAGCAAGCTAACCGAAGACTGCTGCTGCGGATTCAG GAGCTTGAAATGCAAGCTAGAGCTCATGGTCTGCCCACCATGTCATCGGGCCTTAGTCCAATGGAGTTGGCTGCCCATCTCATCAAGCACGAGTCGTGCCAGGAGGATAGTGGCCCTGATTATCTACAGCAACCAACTTTGCCTCAGATGTTGAGTGAACTCAATGAAGGGTCCTATAGCTATTTGGACCCTTTGTCACATTTCACAGACTTGTCCTTCAGTGCTGCTTTAAAACAGGAGAACAAGCTTGATGAAGTTCCAATGGACAACCCCATCCCA